A window of the Podospora bellae-mahoneyi strain CBS 112042 chromosome 6, whole genome shotgun sequence genome harbors these coding sequences:
- a CDS encoding hypothetical protein (EggNog:ENOG503NZ3W), whose amino-acid sequence MAHTRAQTAAQRALLSPASNYRGNRPQGIQPRKGRPRKRTTRRAERNRPHLTTQSSQDLPAPVQSRGRKRKQSIEHALEGNPDPDPKRQRTSSPRPTKDAFNEPAVSNGAHKHTDPVAFWVKESRWPVEQDWPVEQDWPEATSTTDLTMDRRLLALKKSPSNLSRKRSNSASSTTPSDQKPREEKSAPYRDTRYPLLLQTKGSYMDISELGITDASKNLVRDLLSGEQPAPKETLFDDDIFVDACRNLDNKNEARIIQDISRLIVPSAESLALRNKNYKRLVESVNEGWNNSIPLTSTRPQPDYSVGFRRDAFTEDQLAKLSPFIGDFIAGDQSFFMGTYYMYFPFLTCEVKCGAAALDIADRQNAHSMTLAVRGIVELFRAVKREDEVNRKILAFSVSHHYRTVRIYGHYPVITGRDIKYYRHPIHDFSFTALDGKDKWTAYRFTKNVYDTWMPKHFENICSAIDQLPSDLDFDVPPLSEATGLSQDLGNLMHSGACSASAGEQDSQASIAEQQAVTPDTSFSGVGVAKRRKGRKDK is encoded by the exons ATGGCCCACACTCGAGCCCAAACAGCGGCCCAAAGGGCGCTCCTATCGCCGGCGTCAAATTATCGAG GAAATCGGCCCCAGGGCATCCAGCCGCGCAAAGGCAGGCCTCGAAAGCGTACAACCAGGCGCGCCGAACGCAATCGTCCGCATCTAACTACGCAATCCTCACAG GATCTACCTGCGCCAGTCCAGAGCCGAGGCCGCAAGCGCAAGCAATCAATCGAACACGCACTCGAGGGCAACCCAGACCCAGACCCGAAGCGACAACGGACATCCTCTCCACGTCCTACCAAAGACGCATTTAACGAGCCAGCGGTTAGCAACGGCGCCCACAAACACACTGACCCAGTTGCTTTCTGGGTGAAGGAAAGCCGCTGGCCAGTGGAGCAGGACTGGCCGGTGGAGCAGGACTGGCCGGAAGCGACCTCAACGACGGATCTCACCATGGACCGTCGTCTACTTGCGCTAAAGAAATCTCCGTCCAACTTGTCCCGGAAGCGATCGAACTCTGCTTCGTCCACGACGCCCAGCGACCAGAagccgagggaggagaagagtgCGCCGTATAGGGACACGCGGTACCCGCTCCTGCTCCAGACCAAGGGCTCATACATGGACATCTCTGAGCTTGGTATTACAGATGCGAGCAAGAATCTTGTTAGGGACCTTCTTAGCGGTGAACAACCGGCCCCCAAGGAGACGCTCTTCGACGATGATATCTTTGTGGATGCTTGTCGCAACCTCGACAATAAGAATGAGGCGAGGATTATTCAAGACATCTCAAGGCTTATCGTTCCCTCGGCGGAATCGCTCGCACTCCGGAACAAGAACTATAAACGCCTTGTCGAAAGCGTCAACGAAGGGTGGAATAACTCGATCCCCCTCACCAGCACTCGTCCACAGCCTGACTACTCCGTTGGGTTCAGACGAGACGCATTCACCGAGGACCAGCTCGCCAAGCTGTCGCCCTTCATTGGCGACTTCATCGCCGGGGACCAGTCCTTCTTCATGGGAACGTACTACATGTACTTCCCGTTCCTGACTTGCGAGGTGAAATGCGGCGCCGCGGCGCTCGACATCGCAGACCGGCAGAACGCTCACAGCATGACCCTTGCGGTGCGGGGCATCGTCGAACTCTTCCGTGCTGTCAAgcgcgaggatgaggtcaaCCGGAAGATCCTTGCCTTCTCCGTCTCGCATCACTACCGGACGGTGCGGATCTATGGCCACTACCCAGTGATAACTGGGAGAGACATCAAGTACTACCGGCACCCGATCCATGATTTTTCCTTCACCGCGCTCGACGGAAAGGATAAGTGGACGGCATATCGTTTCACGAAGAATGTTTACGACACATGGATGCCTAAGCATTTCGAGAACATCTGCTCTGCCATCGATCAGTTGCCGTCGGATTTGGACTTTGATGTCCCGCCGCTTTCTGAGGCGACCGGGCTTTCCCAGGACTTAGGAAACCTGATGCACTCGGGTGCCTGCTCCGCTTCTGCTGGCGAGCAGGACAGCCAGGCGAGTATCGCTGAGCAGCAAGCGGTCACTCCAGACACTTCATTCAGTGGGGTAGGGGTagcaaagaggaggaaaggccGGAAGGATAAATAG